AACGGTCAGCTCGTTGAAGGCGGTGAGGAAGACCAGCAGGCCGCCGGCCGCGGCGGCGGGGGCGACCAGCGGGGCCACCACGGTCAGCAGGCGGCGCAGCGGGCCGGCGCCGAGCGCGCGGGCCGCCTCCTCCACCGCCGGGTCGAGCGCGGCGCAGGCGGCCTGCACCGGGCGCAGGGCCAGCGGCAGGAAGCGGACCAGATATGCGGCCAGGATGATCCACAGCGTGCCGTAGATGCTGAACCCGAGCCCGGGAAACGGCTTCAGGAACAGCAGGATGCAGCCGATGCCCAGCACGACGCCCGGCACCGCGTGCGGCAGCTCGACCAGCACGCCGACGGCGCGGGCGATGCGGCCGGCTTTGCCGCTGCGGGCCATGGCATGGGCGAACGGGACCGCCAGCAGCCCGAGCAGCACCGCCGCCGACCCCGACAGCAGTACCGAGTTGGCGAAGGCCCGTCCGACCTGATCGAGCGCCAGCACCTCCCGGTAATGGGCCAGCGTCAGCGTCCCGATCCCGATGGGCAGGCCGTAGACGCGGACCAGGCTGGTCGCCAGCAGGGCGGCCAGCGGCGCCGCGACCAGCAGGAGCAGCAGGCTCCAGGCCAGTGCCTCCACCGCCGGGCGGGCACGGCCGAGCGGCAGGGGGGCGAGCGGCCGGGCGCCGCCGGGCAGGCGGCTGGCGACGCGGGCCTGCAGGACCGTCTGCGCCGCGATGCCCAGGCAGGCGACGATGCCGATCAGGGCGGCGAGCACCGCCACCTCCGGCAGGGCGGACGGGCCGAAGCCGGCGAGCCGCCGGTAGATCAGCGTCGGCAGCATCGGGATGCCGGCCGGCACGCCGAGCAGGGCGGGGACGCCGAAATTGCCCAGCGCCGCGACGAAGGCCATGGCCAGCCCGGCGATCAGGCCGGGCAGGCAGAGCGGCAGCACCACGCCGCGCACCGCGCGCCAGGGGCCGGCCCCCGATGCCCGCGCGGCTTCGAGCATGTCGCCGGGAACCGCGCGCAGGGCGGCGCGCAGGGCGAGGAAGACCAGCGGCGCATGTTCGATCCCCATCACCAGCACCATGCCGGCGGACGACTGCACCGGATTGGCGGTGCCGACCGGCGGAGCCAGCCCGAGAGGGCGCAGCAGCGGGCTTCCCGAGCCGGCAAGATGGGTCCAGGCCATCGCCACGATCTGCGGCGGAATCATCAGCGGCAGGATCAGGGCGAAGCTCAGCGCTGTCCGGCCGCGCAGGTCGGTCAGTCCGGCCAGCAGGGCGAAGGGGCCGCCGAGCAGCCCTGCCGCCAGCGTGGCGCCCGCCGCGATGGCGATGCTGTTGGCGGTCGCCCGCCATGTCGCGGGGCTGTCGAGCACGCGGCCCAGCACCGCCGGGTCGCCGGCCTCCCACAGCAGGCGCAAAATCGGCAGAAGCACCACAAGCCCGACCAGCAGCGGCCAGCCGGGCAGGGTGCGCAAGAAGTCCTGTGCCGTCCTTCGACCGCACGGGGTAATCCCCCTCTCCGCCCCGGGGTGAGGGTCGGGGAGAGGGTCGGGGTGAGGGGGACGCACAGGTCGGATTTTCACAGGAGGATCGGGGTGCGCGATTCTTGAAGAGCCCTGCAACGCATCCCCCTCACCCTAACCCTCTCCCCGGGGGGGAGAGGGGATTCTTCCAGTCCGCATCCACCCTTCTCACCCGCCGAACAGGTCGGCGAAGGCGCGCTTGTTGGCCTCGTCCTCGGCCAGCGCCTTGGCGGGGTCGTAGGGCATCAGGGTGATGGCCGCCGGATCGGGGAAGCCCGGCGGCGGGTTCACCCCCGGCAGGGCCGGCAGGAAGCCCTGGGCGGAGGCCAACTCCTGCCCCTCGCGGCTCAGCAGGAAGTCGATGAAGGCCTTGGCCGCCGCCGGGTTCCTGGCGGTGCTGAGGATCGCCACCGGCTCGCTGACCGCGCTGACCCCCTCCTTGGGGAAGACGAAGGCGACGGGGGCGCCCTTCAGGTTCTCGCGGATCGGCAGGTAGTCGACGATCATGCCGTAGAGCTTGGCCCCGCCGGCCACGTCCTTCAGGATGCCGCCGTTGCCCTTGGCGGCGGTGACGCCGTTGCGGTGCAACGCCTCGTAATAGGCCATGCCCAGCGCCGGCTGCGCCTTGATCGACGCCATGTGGATGGCGGCGGCCCCCGAATAGAGCGGGCTGGGCATCACCGTGCTGCCCTTGGCCTCCGGCTTCAGCAGATCCTGCCAGGAGGTCGGCTTCATCGTCGCGGCGGTGTTGTAGACGATGCCGGTGGTGATCAGCTTGGTGCCGAACCAATAGCCCTGCGTATCGTGCGTGCCGGGGCGGTAGCCGGAAACGGGGGCGCCGGCATAGGGCTGCAGCCGCTTTTCCGCCTTCAGCGATTCCATCGTCACCGCGTCGGCGATCAGCAGCAGGTCGGGCTGCGGCGCACCGGCGGTGAATTCGGCGCGCAGCTTGTTCATCAGCTCGGTGGTGCCGTTGCGGATCCATTCCACTTCGACGCCGGGGTTCTTCGCCTTGAAGGCCTCCACCGTCTGGCGGGCGTCCGGCTCCAGCTGCGAGGTGTAGAGCACCAGCTTTCCGCTTGCGCCGTCCGCTTGCGCGGTATGGCCGAGGGCAAGCGTCAGGACCGTGGCGAGGGTGGCGAGGAACGCCTTCATCTCTGTCGTCTCCGTGGGAGCAGCGGTGAGGTGGCCTGTCTTACGCCAAGCCCGTGACAGGCGCGTGACAGCGGGGCGGAATACCCTTGTCCGTCGATCAACGTCAGTCGATCAGCTTTCCATCCTTGAAGAAGGGATGGGGGCCGTCAAAGGCACCGATCGCCGCGGTGTGGCTGACGATTCCGGTGTCGGCGCGCCACATGTGGATCTGGTAGCCCGGCGGCTCCATCACGAAGGCGGACGGCGCGTCGTCGCGCAGGTCGAGCGCGACCTGATGCGCGGTGGACGGTGCGGTCGAGGCGATGGTGCCGGCCCAGCGCACCTGGATCGGCCGGTGCAGGTGGCCGCACAGCACGCGCTCGACCTGCGGATGGCGGCGCACCACCGCGGCCATCTCCGCCGCGCCCGACAGGCCGAGCCGGTCCATGTGGCCGATGCCGGTGGCGAAGGGCGGGTGGTGCTGGAAGACGATGGTCGGCCGGTCCGGCTGTTCCGACAGGCGGGCGTCGAGCCAGTCCAGCCGCTCCGCACAGACCTCTCCCGCGCCGGAGCCGGGCAGGACGGTGTCCATGGCGATCAGGCGGACCGGCCAGTCCTCCACCGTGTAGTGGAAGAACCGGCTGCCGCCGACCCGCGCCGCCAGATCCGGGAAGGCGTGGGCGAGGCCGGCGCGCTCGTCGTGGTTGCCGGGAACGGCGAGGAGCGGGATGTCGAGCGGGCGCAGCAGGCCGAGCAGCCGCTCATACTCCTCGGCATGGCCGGCATCCACGAGGTCGCCGGTCGCCAGGATCACGTCGGGGCGGGGGCTGAGCGCCAGGATGGCGGCGACGGCGTGCTCCAGGAACGGCGCGGTGTCGACCTTCCGGTAAGCGAGGCGGCCGGGCGGCTTGATGTGGGTGTCGGTGATCTGGACGATGATCATGGGTCAGCCTATCGGGGCTTAGATGTTTGATTTGGAGAGGTATGCCCCCTCCCTGACCCTCCCCCGTTGACGCGGGAGAGGGAACTCCGCCGCTCCGGCGCTCAACTCCCTCTCCCGCGAAGCGGGGGAGGGGTGGGGAGGGGGCTAACCTTGCAATTCACTCACTCACGGCACCGCCAGCAGCCTCGCCGGATCGACGCGCAGCCACACCCGGTCGCCGCGCCCCAGCTCGCTCCGCCCGGCGGCGTCGACCGTCAGCGGCGGGCCGTCCGCCGGCTCCACCACCAGACGGGTGCGGTCGCCGAGGAACACGGCGGCGGCGATGCGCCCGCCGAGATGGCCGTCGGCCTCCCCGGCCAGCGCCAGATCCTCCGGCCGGACCAGCAGGTCGACCGCGCCATCCGCCCCGGTCCAGGGCAGGGTGGCCCGGCCGACGGACAGCGCGCCGTCCCTGACCGTGCCGTTCAGCCGGTTCATGGTGCCGATGAAATCGGCGACGAAGCCGTCGGCCGGCTGGTAATAGATCTCGCGCGGGGTGCCCACCTGCGCCACCCGGCCCTTGGCCATCACGACGATGCGGTCGCCCAGCGCCATCGCCTCGCCCTGGTCGTGGGTGACGTAGACGGCGGTGATGCCAAGCCCGCGCAGCAGCCGGTCGATC
The genomic region above belongs to Azospirillum thiophilum and contains:
- a CDS encoding ABC transporter substrate-binding protein, whose amino-acid sequence is MKAFLATLATVLTLALGHTAQADGASGKLVLYTSQLEPDARQTVEAFKAKNPGVEVEWIRNGTTELMNKLRAEFTAGAPQPDLLLIADAVTMESLKAEKRLQPYAGAPVSGYRPGTHDTQGYWFGTKLITTGIVYNTAATMKPTSWQDLLKPEAKGSTVMPSPLYSGAAAIHMASIKAQPALGMAYYEALHRNGVTAAKGNGGILKDVAGGAKLYGMIVDYLPIRENLKGAPVAFVFPKEGVSAVSEPVAILSTARNPAAAKAFIDFLLSREGQELASAQGFLPALPGVNPPPGFPDPAAITLMPYDPAKALAEDEANKRAFADLFGG
- a CDS encoding ABC transporter permease, with amino-acid sequence MRTLPGWPLLVGLVVLLPILRLLWEAGDPAVLGRVLDSPATWRATANSIAIAAGATLAAGLLGGPFALLAGLTDLRGRTALSFALILPLMIPPQIVAMAWTHLAGSGSPLLRPLGLAPPVGTANPVQSSAGMVLVMGIEHAPLVFLALRAALRAVPGDMLEAARASGAGPWRAVRGVVLPLCLPGLIAGLAMAFVAALGNFGVPALLGVPAGIPMLPTLIYRRLAGFGPSALPEVAVLAALIGIVACLGIAAQTVLQARVASRLPGGARPLAPLPLGRARPAVEALAWSLLLLLVAAPLAALLATSLVRVYGLPIGIGTLTLAHYREVLALDQVGRAFANSVLLSGSAAVLLGLLAVPFAHAMARSGKAGRIARAVGVLVELPHAVPGVVLGIGCILLFLKPFPGLGFSIYGTLWIILAAYLVRFLPLALRPVQAACAALDPAVEEAARALGAGPLRRLLTVVAPLVAPAAAAGGLLVFLTAFNELTVSILLWSQGRETLGVVVYALEEGGSPTLGAALGVIAILVVLAAMLAAGALGRRLPPGVIPWRD
- a CDS encoding phosphodiesterase, with the protein product MIIVQITDTHIKPPGRLAYRKVDTAPFLEHAVAAILALSPRPDVILATGDLVDAGHAEEYERLLGLLRPLDIPLLAVPGNHDERAGLAHAFPDLAARVGGSRFFHYTVEDWPVRLIAMDTVLPGSGAGEVCAERLDWLDARLSEQPDRPTIVFQHHPPFATGIGHMDRLGLSGAAEMAAVVRRHPQVERVLCGHLHRPIQVRWAGTIASTAPSTAHQVALDLRDDAPSAFVMEPPGYQIHMWRADTGIVSHTAAIGAFDGPHPFFKDGKLID